A portion of the Salmo trutta chromosome 1, fSalTru1.1, whole genome shotgun sequence genome contains these proteins:
- the LOC115149305 gene encoding transcription factor Sox-7, with product MAALISAYSSWPESFERSAGDGDVPDGHGSHRTPVDKASEPRIRRPMNAFMVWAKDERKRLAVQNPDLHNAELSKMLGKSWKALTPSQKRPYVEEAERLRVQHMQDYPNYKYRPRRKKQLKRICKRVDPGFLLGSLAGPDQNALSDPRGLCHPVGLDKDEDGVSGGDVGVGFSTLSSRSPGPLPGVRSFRDVLSSSSSNSFDTYPYGLPTPPEMSPLDHDHPSYYPSSSSSSSSGSSPEERHQHRQGQTPGGGGPMCLSPSSYHPDYATTQTSIHCGGSHSHLTHLSHMSQAQSGGLITGHPLSYYNPSSWSSQLQVHPGLNHPHLRHLSPGHHHQHHLGQLSPPPEQNHSHLETLDQLSQVELLGEVDRDEFDQYLNSTAAGAAAAGVGVFHSEQGGGGGGGGGGGMTVTGHIQVTSASAPSSESSVVGESSLISVLADATAAYYNNYGIS from the exons ATGGCCGCATTGATCAGCGCGTACTCGTCTTGGCCGGAGAGCTTTGAGCGCTCGGCGGGAGATGGAGACGTGCCCGACGGACATGGCTCACACAGAACTCCCGTGGACAAGGCGTCGGAGCCGCGCATCAGGCGGCCCATGAATGCGTTCATGGTCTGGGCGAAAGATGAGAGGAAGCGCCTGGCTGTCCAAAACCCAGACCTGCACAACGCAGAGCTCAGTAAGATGCTGG GCAAGTCGTGGAAGGCGCTGACCCCCTCTCAGAAGCGCCCGTATGTGGAGGAAGCCGAGAGGCTGCGCGTGCAGCACATGCAGGACTACCCCAACTATAAGTACCGGCCTCGCCGGAAAAAGCAGCTAAAACGCATCTGTAAACGCGTGGATCCCGGCTTCCTACTGGGCAGCCTGGCGGGCCCCGACCAGAACGCCTTGTCCGACCCCCGGGGCCTCTGCCACCCCGTGGGTTTGGATAAGGACGAGGATGGGGTTAGTGGTGGTGATGTAGGTGTCGGGTTCTCGACCCTCTCTTCCCGCAGCCCAGGGCCTCTACCTGGGGTTAGATCCTTCAGAGATGTACTGTCCAGCTCCAGCTCCAACAGCTTCGACACCTATCCCTACGGCCTCCCTACTCCTCCTGAGATGTCCCCTCTGGACCACGACCACCCCTCCTActacccttcctcctcttcctcctcctcgtccgGCTCCTCCCCCGAGGAGCGCCACCAGCACCGTCAGGGTCAGACCCCCGGAGGTGGAGGTCCCATGTGCCTCAGTCCTTCATCCTACCACCCTGACTACGCCACCACACAGACTTCCATTCACTGCGGTGGCTCCCACTCTCACCTGACCCACCTCTCCCACATGTCCCAGGCCCAGTCCGGAGGCCTCATCACTGGGCATCCTCTGTCCTACTACAACCCATCCTCCTGGTCCTCCCAGCTCCAGGTCCACCCGGGCCTCAATCACCCTCACTTAAGGCACCTGTCCCCAGGtcaccaccaccagcaccacttGGGTCAGCTCTCCCCTCCTCCCGAGCAGAACCACAGTCATCTGGAGACTTTGGACCAGCTGAGTCAGGTAGAGCTTCTAGGGGAGGTCGACCGTGATGAGTTCGACCAGTACCTGAACTCGACGGCGGCAGGCGCGGCAGCAGCAGGGGTGGGGGTGTTCCATTCcgaacagggaggaggaggaggaggaggaggaggaggagggatgacgGTGACAGGACATATCCAGGTGACATCGGCCTCAGCTCCGTCTTCTGAGAGCAGCGTCGTCGGGGAATCCAGCCTGATCTCTGTGCTGGCGGACGCCACAGCAGCATACTACAACAACTACGGCATCTCTTAG